From one Thalassobaculum sp. OXR-137 genomic stretch:
- a CDS encoding helix-turn-helix transcriptional regulator: MHTDDDTALIAERIKRARTEAGMSRKALSDATGISARTIERIENGEQEVTVQRVKLLATATGKSAAWLQGDEEPDEAVDDFPAPAPKPAPSRRSEPPAPPTVADVYASLRVIDTLRSEGFDGTIRQAMATCDQVRSMLAYQEPAALVEIANSRGIDRTTFPKAREIQERLENEPETGQQDCAAIQERIIDTAILGVDLHVVAPKALQDIAKAAGLESDGWLGWSNDDVLIEAVRPAVRRMALADQLPDDLRDFMYAL; encoded by the coding sequence ATGCATACCGACGACGACACCGCCCTGATCGCTGAGCGCATCAAGCGGGCGCGCACCGAGGCTGGCATGTCTCGCAAGGCGCTCTCCGACGCGACGGGGATTTCCGCCCGTACCATCGAGCGCATCGAGAACGGCGAACAGGAGGTGACCGTGCAGCGGGTCAAGCTGCTCGCCACGGCCACGGGAAAGTCCGCTGCGTGGCTCCAGGGCGACGAGGAGCCGGACGAGGCGGTTGACGACTTTCCGGCCCCGGCACCCAAGCCCGCCCCGTCGCGGCGCTCCGAGCCGCCCGCCCCTCCCACGGTCGCCGACGTTTACGCTTCGCTCCGTGTGATCGACACCCTGCGCTCGGAGGGGTTCGACGGCACGATCCGTCAGGCCATGGCGACGTGCGATCAAGTCCGATCCATGCTGGCTTATCAGGAGCCCGCGGCGCTGGTGGAAATCGCCAACTCCCGCGGCATCGACCGGACCACCTTCCCGAAGGCGCGGGAGATCCAGGAGCGCCTGGAGAACGAACCCGAGACCGGCCAGCAGGATTGCGCGGCGATCCAGGAGCGGATCATCGATACCGCCATTCTCGGCGTAGACCTGCACGTGGTCGCGCCCAAAGCGCTGCAGGACATCGCGAAGGCGGCTGGCCTGGAATCCGATGGATGGCTCGGATGGTCCAATGACGACGTGCTGATCGAGGCAGTGCGACCGGCCGTGCGGCGCATGGCGCTCGCTGACCAGCTTCCCGACGATCTGCGGGACTTCATGTACGCGCTGTGA
- a CDS encoding helix-turn-helix transcriptional regulator, with product MKTDPAAMMTTGERLRAEREAHGYSRARLSELTGVGQNSLAKYELAGSPGGQYPPLGALVRLAYVLELDPRRIFDDYLCKNAETPDSPKIGKGLSDVVEAEGGFFSFHRHWMEHELRYGSFHLSGGALASLKKTAMYLRDVSLDIDSFAEAIDDVVRAQNQSEGGTNDVTATAAKNDGPDEKSEPPV from the coding sequence ATGAAAACTGACCCAGCAGCAATGATGACCACGGGGGAGCGACTTCGCGCTGAACGTGAAGCTCACGGCTACTCGCGCGCTCGGTTGTCGGAACTCACTGGTGTCGGCCAGAACTCGCTGGCGAAATACGAGCTCGCGGGCTCGCCCGGCGGCCAATATCCGCCACTCGGTGCACTAGTACGGCTTGCCTATGTGCTCGAACTAGATCCGCGCCGCATCTTCGACGATTACCTCTGCAAGAATGCTGAAACCCCCGATAGTCCAAAGATCGGCAAGGGCCTTAGCGATGTAGTCGAGGCAGAGGGCGGATTTTTCAGCTTTCATCGGCATTGGATGGAACACGAGCTTCGCTACGGCTCGTTTCACCTTAGCGGGGGCGCACTCGCATCGCTCAAGAAGACGGCGATGTACCTGCGGGATGTCTCGTTGGATATCGACAGCTTCGCTGAAGCCATCGACGACGTCGTCCGCGCCCAGAACCAATCAGAAGGAGGAACAAACGATGTGACTGCAACGGCTGCAAAGAATGACGGCCCGGACGAGAAGTCCGAGCCGCCTGTCTGA
- the mazG gene encoding nucleoside triphosphate pyrophosphohydrolase — protein sequence MTDSAPTSDAAAALAALPDEPAIERLIAVMAKLRDPDGGCPWDLEQTFETIAPYTIEEAYEVAEAITLGDMGALRDELGDLLLQVVYHAQMARERAPQDGAFDFEDVARGIADKMVRRHPHVFAGASVEDAKAQTDAWEQQKAAERAAKAAAENRAVSVLDGVSSALPALMRSLKLQNRAVRAGFDWPGIDGVFDKIDEELGELRAEVTGGADDDPDRIEDEMGDLLFTVVNLARRLNVDPETALRRCNAKFERRFRFMEDGLAAEGTPIQSVGLEQMERHWQRAKRAEKA from the coding sequence ATGACCGACAGCGCCCCCACATCCGATGCCGCCGCCGCGCTTGCGGCTCTCCCGGACGAGCCCGCGATCGAGCGGCTGATCGCCGTCATGGCGAAGTTGCGCGATCCCGACGGCGGCTGCCCCTGGGACCTCGAGCAGACGTTCGAGACCATCGCGCCCTACACCATCGAGGAAGCCTACGAGGTCGCCGAGGCGATCACCCTGGGCGACATGGGCGCGCTGCGCGACGAGCTGGGCGATCTGCTGCTGCAGGTCGTCTACCACGCCCAGATGGCCCGCGAGCGCGCCCCGCAGGACGGCGCCTTCGACTTCGAGGACGTGGCCCGCGGCATCGCCGACAAGATGGTCCGCCGTCACCCCCACGTCTTCGCCGGCGCCAGCGTCGAGGACGCCAAGGCCCAGACCGACGCCTGGGAGCAACAGAAGGCCGCCGAGCGCGCCGCCAAGGCCGCGGCCGAGAACCGGGCCGTCTCAGTGCTGGACGGGGTGTCGAGCGCCCTGCCCGCGCTGATGCGGTCGCTGAAGCTGCAGAACCGCGCGGTGCGCGCCGGCTTCGACTGGCCCGGCATCGACGGCGTGTTCGACAAGATCGACGAGGAGCTGGGCGAGCTGCGCGCCGAGGTCACCGGCGGCGCCGACGACGATCCGGACCGCATCGAGGACGAGATGGGCGACCTGCTGTTCACCGTGGTCAATCTGGCCCGGCGCCTGAACGTCGACCCGGAGACCGCCCTGCGCCGCTGCAACGCCAAGTTCGAGCGCCGCTTCCGCTTCATGGAGGACGGGCTGGCCGCCGAAGGCACGCCGATCCAGAGCGTCGGGCTGGAGCAGATGGAACGGCACTGGCAGCGGGCCAAACGGGCCGAAAAGGCCTGA
- a CDS encoding SDR family NAD(P)-dependent oxidoreductase has translation MAKTAFITGATSGFGKATAKRFDAEGWQTVISGRRGERLEALKKELKNPSHSIVLDVRDKDAVLAAVDALPAEFSPVDVLVNNAGLAVGLEGADQVDLADWDLMVDTNIKGLMYCTRAILPQMVANGYGHVVNIGSIAGNWPYPGGNVYGATKAFVRQFSLNLRADLVGKNIHVTDVEPGLAETEFSEIRFKGDKDKAAAVYNDVDPIRPEDVADAVFWAATRPKNINVNRIEIMAGAQAFSPLNVVKGLK, from the coding sequence ATGGCGAAGACGGCATTCATCACCGGCGCCACCAGCGGCTTCGGCAAGGCGACCGCCAAGCGGTTCGACGCCGAAGGCTGGCAGACCGTCATCTCGGGCCGGCGCGGCGAGCGCCTGGAGGCCCTGAAGAAGGAGCTGAAGAACCCGTCCCACAGCATCGTGCTCGACGTGCGCGACAAGGACGCGGTGCTGGCGGCGGTCGACGCCCTGCCCGCCGAGTTCTCGCCGGTCGACGTGCTGGTGAACAATGCCGGCCTGGCGGTCGGCCTGGAGGGTGCCGATCAGGTCGACCTGGCCGACTGGGACCTGATGGTCGACACCAACATCAAGGGTCTGATGTACTGCACCCGGGCGATCCTGCCGCAGATGGTGGCGAACGGGTATGGCCACGTGGTCAATATCGGCTCGATCGCCGGCAACTGGCCCTATCCGGGCGGCAACGTCTACGGCGCCACCAAGGCCTTCGTGCGCCAGTTCTCCCTCAACCTGCGCGCCGATCTCGTGGGCAAGAACATCCATGTGACCGACGTGGAGCCGGGCCTGGCGGAGACCGAGTTCTCCGAGATCCGGTTCAAGGGCGACAAGGACAAGGCGGCGGCGGTCTATAACGACGTCGACCCGATCCGCCCCGAGGACGTGGCCGACGCGGTGTTCTGGGCGGCGACCCGGCCGAAGAACATCAACGTCAACCGCATCGAGATCATGGCCGGCGCCCAGGCCTTCTCGCCGCTCAACGTGGTGAAGGGGCTGAAGTAG
- the argC gene encoding N-acetyl-gamma-glutamyl-phosphate reductase produces the protein MGSARVFIDGEAGTTGLQIRERLVARRDIDLISLDDAQRKDAGARRDALHAADVAILCLPDDAAREAAALAEGSGTKLIDASTAHRTDDNWVYGFAEFRSGQRDAIVGATRISNPGCYPTGAIAILAPLVGAGLLPVEYPVTINAVSGYTGGGKALIARYESTGTSGYKPDPFWQYGLTLNHKHVPEIARWSGLGQAPIFQPSVANYAQGMLVSVPLALWAIQGGPSAASLHEILLAQYEGARFVRVAPLGEAEGMKELDPQALNGTNMLEIFVFADEKTGRAVITARLDNLGKGASGAAVQNMNLLLGMPEDAGIEAAAAA, from the coding sequence ATGGGATCGGCACGGGTGTTCATCGACGGCGAAGCGGGTACGACGGGTCTGCAGATCCGTGAGCGCCTGGTTGCCCGTCGCGACATCGACCTGATCTCCCTGGACGACGCCCAGCGCAAGGATGCCGGTGCGCGGCGCGACGCGCTGCATGCGGCCGACGTGGCCATCCTGTGCCTGCCGGACGACGCCGCCCGCGAGGCGGCGGCCTTGGCCGAAGGCTCGGGCACCAAGCTGATCGACGCCTCCACCGCCCACCGCACCGACGACAACTGGGTCTACGGTTTCGCCGAATTCCGGTCCGGCCAGCGCGACGCGATCGTCGGCGCCACGCGGATCTCCAACCCGGGCTGCTATCCGACCGGCGCGATCGCCATCCTGGCGCCGCTGGTCGGCGCCGGCCTGCTGCCGGTCGAGTACCCGGTCACGATCAACGCGGTCTCCGGCTATACCGGCGGCGGCAAGGCGCTGATCGCGCGTTATGAATCCACGGGCACGTCCGGCTACAAGCCCGATCCGTTCTGGCAGTACGGGCTGACCCTGAACCACAAGCACGTCCCGGAGATCGCCCGCTGGTCCGGGCTCGGCCAGGCGCCGATCTTCCAGCCGTCGGTGGCGAACTACGCCCAGGGCATGCTGGTCAGCGTCCCCCTCGCCCTGTGGGCGATCCAGGGCGGGCCCAGTGCCGCGTCGCTGCACGAGATTCTGCTGGCCCAGTACGAGGGCGCCCGCTTCGTGCGCGTCGCCCCGCTGGGCGAGGCCGAGGGCATGAAGGAGCTCGATCCGCAGGCGCTGAACGGCACCAACATGCTGGAGATCTTCGTCTTCGCCGACGAGAAGACCGGCCGGGCGGTAATCACCGCGCGCCTGGACAATCTCGGCAAGGGCGCGTCGGGGGCGGCGGTGCAGAACATGAACCTACTGCTCGGCATGCCCGAGGATGCCGGCATCGAGGCGGCGGCCGCCGCCTGA
- a CDS encoding GcrA family cell cycle regulator, with amino-acid sequence MGDNSQSVWTDERLEQLKALWGEGLSITQIGLKLGVSRNAVVGKVHRMGLPKRQSPIVRSANPKPDDRPIQRRRAVPLTLEQWDRNTCSWPIGDPKTDNFSFCGSTVEPGRPYCSQHCSVAYTSVREKDTSKSSAA; translated from the coding sequence ATGGGCGACAATTCGCAGAGCGTGTGGACCGACGAGCGCCTTGAGCAGTTGAAGGCCCTGTGGGGCGAGGGGCTGTCGATCACCCAGATCGGCCTGAAACTGGGCGTGTCGCGCAACGCGGTGGTCGGCAAGGTGCACCGCATGGGCCTGCCGAAGCGCCAGTCGCCGATCGTGCGCAGCGCCAATCCGAAGCCGGACGACCGCCCGATCCAGCGCCGCCGCGCCGTGCCGCTCACCCTGGAGCAGTGGGACCGCAACACCTGCTCCTGGCCGATCGGCGATCCGAAGACCGACAATTTTAGCTTCTGCGGCTCCACCGTCGAGCCGGGGCGGCCGTACTGCTCCCAGCACTGCTCGGTCGCCTATACCTCGGTGCGCGAGAAGGACACGTCGAAAAGCAGCGCTGCCTGA